The genomic DNA TTCCTCTTGCCGTAATTGCAGGAGTCCCCAGTCTTATCCCGCTTGTAACGAAAGGTTTTTCAGGATCGTTAGGTATTGAATTTTTATTACACGTAATTCCCGCTTCTTCAAGTTTTTCCTCAGCCATTTTTCCTGTAACTCCTTTAGTTCTGAGGTCTACAAGCATTAAATGATTATCCGTTCCGCCGCTGACTATTCTCAATCCGCCTTTTACCAACTCTTCTGAAAAAATTTTGGCATTTTTAACCACCTGTTTTTGATATTCTTTAAATTCAGGACTTAACGCTTCCTTAAATGCCACTGCTTTTGCAGCAATTATATGCATTAAAGGACCTCCCTGTATTCCGGGAAATACAATTTTATCTATTTTCCGAGCTATTTCTTCATTATTTGTCAAAATTACTCCCCCACGCGGTCCTTTCAACGTTTTATGAGTAGTGGAAGTTACTATGTCGGCATATTCCATAGGATTCGGATGCTCTCCTGCTGCCACAAGCCCTGCAATATGTGCCATATCAACCATTAAATAAGCTCCTGCTTCATCAGCTATTTCTCTGAATTTTTTAAAATCAATTATTCTTGAATACGCACTTGCTCCTGCTATAATCAGCTTCGGTTTTTCTTCCAGTGCAAGTTTTCTTACTTCTTCATAATCTATCAATTCAGTTTCAGGATTTAGTCCGTATTCTATTCCTTTATAATTTTTCCCTGAAAAATTAACTTTATATCCATGAGTTAAATGCCCTCCCGAACTTAATCCCATTCCTAAAATTTTATCTCCCGGCTCCAATAATGCTACATATACACCCATATTTGCCTGTGACCCCGAATGTGGCTGTACGTTTGCATACTTTGCATCAAATATTTTCTTCAGTCTATTTACTGCCAGCTCTTCAACTGTATCGGCATTTTTACATCCTCCATAGTATCTTTTTTTTGGATATCCTTCTGCATATTTATTCGTAAAAACTGATCCGGCAGCTTCCATAACCGCTTTTGAAACAAAATTCTCCGAAGCTATAAGTTCTATTCCTTCCTCTTGTCTTTTCTCTTCCTCAATTATTGCATTATAAACTTCCAAATCTGATTCTTTTATATAGCTCATTTATTTCCTCCCGTCAAATTATGATAAATTTCTGTTTATTTTTATCTGTATTTTCAAACATTATACCAAATTTTTATTTTTTTGTCTTTAGAAATCTTATACATATTTTTGACAATATTTATTATACAATTTTACTTAAAAAGTCTAACTGAACCGATAACAATTTATAGAATGCTTGTAAAAATAAGATCTTTTTAATATTACATTAAAACTGAAATTCTTAAATTAAACAAGCACCCCTCCGAGTGCCTGATAATATTATTATTTTTAATACTTTTTATTTTTTTGTTATTTCTATTATTAATACATTTTTATCTTTAGTTCTTCTTGAATCCCATGCCGCCCCCAAGAAAAATTCTCCAAGATTTCTTTTTGTTGTTAATTTTACATTATAATAAGTTGTTTCAGCTAAATATTCCTGTTTTTTATCCGTTGAATTGTAAAGATAATCTTCCATTAACTCACTTTTATTAATTATTTCATCCAACTTTTGAATATTTATGATTTTACTTAATTCTCTCAAAAATTTTTCAAAAATTTTACCGCTATTCTGTTCTGCAATGTAATTTCCTTTAATTTCTACTTTAGTTACTTCATTTCCTCGATAAAAAAACATTGGCATCTACTGTGTTCCATGAATAAGAAAAAGCTTTTTTTCCTTTATTTTCTCCTTTAAACTTAAAAGGACTGTTTTTGGAAAGTTCATTACTTTTTTTCTAATTTGTTCTACAAAATTAAAAGAAAAACTGAAAATACTAATTAATAAAAACAATCCTAAAATTTTTTTCATAAAATCACTCCTTAATTTTTTTAATATTATAACTTAATTTAAAGAAAAAGGGAAAGAAAAATCTTTATTTTTTCAATATATTTTTTTCTATTTTTCAATTTAACGTATTCTTTAATATGATTTTTATTTTTCTGTAAAAGCTGTTATTCCTTTAAATATTGAAGTAGCTTATTGTATTTTCATAATTATTTGAAAGATTTCAAACAACCTGTTCAATTATAGTTTATTTGGATAAGTTAATAACGGAGTAAAATCCACTTTCCATATATCTACTTCATATAATTGTCCGTTACTATAGGAATACAAAGTTACCAATACGGGAATATCATCTTTATCTTTAAATTGATACTCTGATATAGGTACAATCTCTAAGTTATTCTGAATTTTTTCATCATAATAAAATAAAAAACTGCCCATTCCTCCATCATCAAGTGTGATAACATTATCAGGAAAAGAAATATTTATTTTGGAATATTTAAAATCCAGATTATCCAATAAAATTTTAAGCAGATTAACTTCATTATCCGTTAATGGACGTTTATAAAATTTCATATATTCTCCTAATGTTTAAAAACTTTAAATACTATATGCCGAATTTTTATATCATTTTCTGTAATTTATTTATTAAAAAACTTATCAGAATATATCTGATAAGCATATTATTTTTATTCTCTTTAATACTAAAATTATTCATATTTTGTTCTATATTATTCAATAAATTTTCTTTAATTTCTTAATTACAGGAAGGTTTACCTGTCCGATGATTAACTGCACCATTTTCAATTAATAATTTCTGCATATCTTTATATCCTCTGTCACAGGCAAATGATAATGCACTTTGATTTTTAGGCTTGCTTACTAAATTTACATTTGCTCCTTGAGATAGAAGATATTTTACTATATCAATCCTATTGTTGCTTGCTGCTACCATTATTAAAGTTTCATTATCGTCTTCTACCGTTTGATCGTTAAGATCTACTTTAATTCCTCTTTTTATAAGTAGTTTATGTAATTTTTCCACTACTTTGACATTTTTTCCTAAAACTGCAGATTTTAAAACATTGTACACATCTCCGGTATCTGTCGCTTCAAGATTAGCCCCTTTTTCAACTAAATAATCCACAATATCTTCGTATCCTATGAAAGCAGCCCAACCTAAAGCTGTCTGATTCAAGCTTCCTGTATCCTTTGATTCAATATTCTGCCCTGATTCTACCATTTTTTTCACTTTTTCTAAATTCCCCTGTTTAACTGCATCAAACCATTCTGCATCTGATCCTCTTGAAGGATTTTCATAAAATATTCTCCATGAAAGTTTGTTAGGATTGGCTATATCCTTCATTTCTTCTAAGCTGTATCTGAAGTTCCTATATTTTCCTGAAACTTCCTTTGCTGTTTTTATTGCACTCTTGTCATTATTTTTTGATGATATGTCTTTATTTTTTGCTTCAATATTATTTTGACTGCATGCAACTATTGCAATTCCAATTAAAATTGTTTTCAAAAATTTTTTCAAAATCTTTTCCCTTCTTTTTTTCTTTCAAATTTTTTAATTTATTGAGTCTGAGTCCTGTTCCATTTTAATATAATCCTCATTTTTATTTTAAATCATTTTTCTTAGTTTACTGTTTTACATCTCTTTGATATTGAGGTAGTCCATATCAAAAAGCACTGGTCTTTAAGTTAAACGGCAGAGTTTTAGTCCTCTTCGATATTGAGGTAGTCCATATCATAAAAAAAAGATTTAATAATAATCTTAAAAGTTTTAGTCCTCTTCGATATTGAGGTAGTCCATATCCAAATAATACAAGGGGACGTTTTAGATAAAGTTTTAGTCCTCTTCGATATTGAGGTAGTCCATATCGCAGCAGGAAGCATAATCGGAAAGATAGAAAGTTTTAGTCCTCTTCGATATTGAGGTAGTCCATATCGCGATTGCCTGCACGATATTTTCTGTTAATTTGTTTTAGTCCTCTTCGATATTGAGGTAGTCCATATCAAGGCAGATAAATATGAATGAAATAATTTTAGTTTTAGTCCTCTTCGATATTGAGGTAGTCCATATCATAATTTCCCATTCTTTCAATTTTGTAATTTGTTTTAGTCCTCTTCGATATTGAGGTAGTCCATATCATTATAACTTTGGGATGAAGTTACATTTAAGTTTTAGTCCTCTTCGATATTGAGGTAGTCCATATCTAAAAAGATATGTATGGATAAAAGAATAATTGTTTTAGTCCTCTTCGATATTGAGGTAGTCCATATCAAAATTAGAAAAATTAAAGAGGGCATATAAAGTTTTAGTCCTCTTCGATATTGAGGTAGTCCATATCCCATCCTAAAATGGGATATTACAGATAACTATTGATATTATTTCTGTTTTTATATTATTTTTAAAACTTTCTTTTATTTTTTTCATGATATGAACCACCTTTTATATTAATTATACCACATTTTTTGATTTTTTAATATTCCAAAATTCTATTTTTATTTTTTAAAATTAGTTCTCCCATTGTTATTTCTCCCGACAGAACCTTCATTTTTCTGAACTGTTCTTCTGTCAGCAACAATGTCCTTACTGACGAATTTTTCGGAATCATCACGGATATCTGCTTTTCAGTCGTTTCTATTCTTTCTTTTGTATTGGAACTCATTATATAAATAGATTTCTGTATCTGATAATACCCCTTTTTAATAATCATTTTTCTGAAATTATTATATTCCTTTATTTCAATATCTGTCTGCATGGGAAAATCATACATTAACAATCCTATATACTTAATACTCATAATCTTCTATCCTCACATCGGGAATTTCAGCTTCAACACTTTCATCAACAAAATAATTTCTTATATTATCAATAAAGTAGTCAATTACTTGAGACAAATCATATTTTTTATCTTTCCAGTACACTTTCTGCTTCAGTACCGTTAATAATTTCTGTCTTAATTCCTTACTTAATCTTATTTCTTCAGTTTTATTGAAATATACAACAAAATCCACCATAGGTCTGAATATCTCAATAATATCATCAGATAAATTATAACTGTTAAATTGAGATTTATGATGTATACCTAAACTCGGATGAAATCCCTTTCCTACTATCTTTGATGAAATCAATGTCCGTAAAATCA from Leptotrichia sp. OH3620_COT-345 includes the following:
- a CDS encoding ankyrin repeat domain-containing protein; this translates as MKKFLKTILIGIAIVACSQNNIEAKNKDISSKNNDKSAIKTAKEVSGKYRNFRYSLEEMKDIANPNKLSWRIFYENPSRGSDAEWFDAVKQGNLEKVKKMVESGQNIESKDTGSLNQTALGWAAFIGYEDIVDYLVEKGANLEATDTGDVYNVLKSAVLGKNVKVVEKLHKLLIKRGIKVDLNDQTVEDDNETLIMVAASNNRIDIVKYLLSQGANVNLVSKPKNQSALSFACDRGYKDMQKLLIENGAVNHRTGKPSCN
- the cas2 gene encoding CRISPR-associated endonuclease Cas2; this translates as MSIKYIGLLMYDFPMQTDIEIKEYNNFRKMIIKKGYYQIQKSIYIMSSNTKERIETTEKQISVMIPKNSSVRTLLLTEEQFRKMKVLSGEITMGELILKNKNRILEY
- the glyA gene encoding serine hydroxymethyltransferase: MSYIKESDLEVYNAIIEEEKRQEEGIELIASENFVSKAVMEAAGSVFTNKYAEGYPKKRYYGGCKNADTVEELAVNRLKKIFDAKYANVQPHSGSQANMGVYVALLEPGDKILGMGLSSGGHLTHGYKVNFSGKNYKGIEYGLNPETELIDYEEVRKLALEEKPKLIIAGASAYSRIIDFKKFREIADEAGAYLMVDMAHIAGLVAAGEHPNPMEYADIVTSTTHKTLKGPRGGVILTNNEEIARKIDKIVFPGIQGGPLMHIIAAKAVAFKEALSPEFKEYQKQVVKNAKIFSEELVKGGLRIVSGGTDNHLMLVDLRTKGVTGKMAEEKLEEAGITCNKNSIPNDPEKPFVTSGIRLGTPAITARGMKEKETAEIARMILKVLENVNDEEKIKEVKNEVLELTKKFPLYTKTEN